The Vibrio sp. 10N DNA window TTTCTTTTGAGCTGCTGCGGCCAGCGATAGCTTGGATGACACGCACTTTACCTAGCATGTCATTAGTGCTCCATGCTTGGTAGTCGATCGCGTCGTTGTTTAGGATCAGTTCACCGTGATCACTGACCGATACAGAGCGAGCGTTTCCACCGACTTGTAGGTTGGTTGCCATAGCAAATGCTGGCACAAGCAGCATCGCGAGAGTTAGGAGAGGCTTTAGTTTCATTGTAATAGTTTCCGTTACTTTGTTTTGGGCGGCTACCTTAGGCGAACTCAAGGTTAGCCACAATGTAAATAGTGATGATTTGACCAAGAATTGTCTGTCTCTCAATAAAATCATTTCAAGCATAACAGCAATTTATAGTTTGTTGCAAAGTTGTTAACTTTTGTTTGTCTCTCAAAAAATTTCGCGTATAATTTCATTCGAACGCAAACTATATTGCGAAATGGCTCGCAGAAATGTGGGCGCCATTAGATGTACTCAAACGGATATTGAGGTTAGGTTATGCTGCGTAAGTTTACGGTTTATCGTCCGCGTCAAATTGCAAAGTTTGTAAAGACGCTGTTTAAAGGCCAGTTCTTTATTGCAGGAATTGGGTTGTTTCGTTTTGACAACGGCAAAGTGTTGTTGCCAGAGGTTGAGGATAAGCAAAAGCTGGTGGCGTTTAGAGAGATAAACGGAGAGATTGCAGCATTAGCGCTGTAACGAATACCAAATTACGAATGTGAAATGCCCTCGCAATTGCGAGGGCATTTTTGTTAGCGTTAGTTTAACTCTGGTGGAAAGCACACGCCGGTGCCGCCAATACCGCAATAGCCATTTGGATTTTTAGCAAGGTATTGCTGGTGATAAACCTCGGCAAAATAATACTCACCGAGCGGTGCAATTTCGGTGGTGATCCCCGGCGTGCCTAGTGCTTGCTGGTATTGCTGCTGCGTTTGCTTGGCTACCTCGGCTTGATGGTCATTGGCGGTATAAATGGCTGAGCGATATTGTGTGCCAATATCATTGCCTTGGCGCATCCCTTGTGTCGGGTCATGTTTTTCCCAGAAGGCTCGCAAAACAGACGTCAGTGATATCTGGGTGGTATCGAATACCACACGCACCACTTCGGTGTGCCCGGTTAGGCCGCTGCAAACTTCTTCATAGGTAGGATTGGGAGTAAAACCACCAGAATATCCTACCGACGTCGATATCACCCCCGGCAATGTCCAAAACAGGCGTTCAGCGCCCCAAAAACAGCCTAAACCCAAAACAATACTGTCTTGATGCGTCTCGGGAGCGGCGTAAAGATCTGACTGGTTAACAAAGTGTGGCTCCATCGTCGCAATGGCCGTATCTCGGCCGGGGAGCGCTTGGTCGGGGGAAATCATTTCTTGTTTACGCATCATCAGTTCCTTT harbors:
- a CDS encoding DUF1107 domain-containing protein codes for the protein MLRKFTVYRPRQIAKFVKTLFKGQFFIAGIGLFRFDNGKVLLPEVEDKQKLVAFREINGEIAALAL
- the msrA gene encoding peptide-methionine (S)-S-oxide reductase MsrA; its protein translation is MMRKQEMISPDQALPGRDTAIATMEPHFVNQSDLYAAPETHQDSIVLGLGCFWGAERLFWTLPGVISTSVGYSGGFTPNPTYEEVCSGLTGHTEVVRVVFDTTQISLTSVLRAFWEKHDPTQGMRQGNDIGTQYRSAIYTANDHQAEVAKQTQQQYQQALGTPGITTEIAPLGEYYFAEVYHQQYLAKNPNGYCGIGGTGVCFPPELN